AGGATTAATCTACTGCGCTGATGGGAGCTCGGCTCAAATGCCCCCGATTTTTCGTTGCGTAGGCCCACTATGCGCCTCAAAATCGTGAACATTCGATCTCGCTCTCTCATCATGCTCGCTACGATCACCTAAGTCCGACAGGCTCCTAGATGAGGCTATGTTGTGACCGCTGTTCCGGATTTTGGTACCCCTCGTTCAGGTGTCGGCCACCACCTGACAATCTATAAGTATAATTTCCACCAATAAAAATAAATGATCCGCCGGGACCGGATGGTCCCCACAAGCGGCTTACGCGGTCTTTGATTCGCAGGCTTGCAGTACCCATGCGGACGAAGAGACCGAAGCGGATTAGTAAGACCAAGCAGTAGAGGGTGGAAATAGTATGGTTATGGATATGGGACGCGCTGCGATCGGAGCAGCGTTTCTAATGGGTAGCCTCGTCAATTTCGCGGTGGCGGACGAATACCCGATCGTCAATACGAGTCTCAGGCAGTTGCTAGCCAGCGACGGTCACGAGGGAAATGCCAATCTCGACACCTCGAGATGGGAACGCGGCCACTATGCCGGTTTGTCCATTGAACATGCTACACCGGTGACCGACGAGCGTTTCGGGAACGCCGAGTTCGGTATGTTCATCGGAGAGAGTGTCGACCGCATCTATGATCCGGCGAAAGAACACGGTCTGGATCAGAAACCGGTCGGGATGTACATGAAGTACCGCTTCTAGCGAACCCCGCTTTGCGGTCGAGCCTCAGGCGGACCCGGGAACGGTAAGGTTGCCGAACCCCGTCAATAGTGAACTTTTCGATCGACGCACCGTCTATGAATACTGAGCGCTGTAGCCCGGCGCTTCCCGCTTCCCTCCCTGAGCGGGTATGTGGCTCGGACTCCCCCAAAACCGAGCCCCTCCCACCCCGGCGTGAGTCTCACTATACACGCCGGGGTTTTTTTGTCTGAATATCTTTCCGATCTTCGCGCCCATCCGGGCGTGACCCGGGGGTCGGGTTGCTCAGCCAGTCCAATATGATCTTTCGCGCCTCCTCCTGTCCGGTTCTGTCTCGGGCGGAAAACAGTTGCGCACCGCTACCAGAGCCCAACAGGCCGGCCCTCACCACACGCAGGGACTGGTGTTGCTTGCCACGTCCGAGTTTGTCCGACTTGGTCAGCAGCACGTGGACCGGAATCCGGTGATAGGCGCACCAGTCGAGGAACTGCCCGTCGTCCGGTTTCATCGGGTGCCTGGCATCCATCAGCAGGATCAAACCCTTCAGGCTCCGGCGGCGGGAAAGATAGCTCTCGATCAACCGCTTCCATTTCCGGCGGGTCTCTTCCGGCACGCGCGCGAATCCGTAACCGGGCAGGTCAACGAGCCGTCGGGAATCATCGAGCGTAAAGAAGTTCAGCATCTGCGTCCGTCCCGGGGTGCGGCTGGTTCGGGCCAACGCCCTGCGGTTGCAAAGGGTATTGAGCGCGCTGGACTTGCCGGCGTTCGATCTCCCGGCGAACGCCACCTCGGCGCCCTCGTCGGGGGGGAAGCGGGAAGGATGCACCGCACTGCCCTGGTAGCGGGCGTTGCCCAGTAGCAGGCCCTCGCGGTCCTTCCGTGTATGATTGGTTTGCATGGTCTGTGTTTTTGCGGCCAGTGGGCGATTATGTTATACAGTTCAGCCAATTTTTCCGGTGCCGGCCAACGTGAGAAGTGTGCATTTTGCCGGTGGCAAACGAATACTATTCTGGAGTGGCTTGGTATGAGATTGAGCAATGCCCTTTATCTGATCGGTCTGCTGGCCGTATCCGCCATGGCATCCGATCAGGGTGGTGACGCGGCCGCAGGCAAGACCAAGGCAGCCGCTTGCGCCGCCTGTCACGGTGCGGACGGAAACAGTACGAACCCGGAGTGGCCCAAGCTGGCCGGCCAGGGTGAATTGTATCTCTACCGCCAGCTTTCCAACTTCAAAAACAACAAGCGCGAGGCCGCGCTCATGGCAGGTCCCGTGGCCGCGCTGTCCGATCAGGACATGAAGGACCTTGCCGCCTATTTCTCCAGTCAGACCCGGACGCCGGGCAGCGCGGATCCTGTCCTGGTCTCGCTGGGCGAGCAGGTCTTCCGCGGTGGCGACGAGGATCGGGGCGTGTCATCCTGCATGGGTTGCCACGGGCCGACAGGGGGGGGAAATGCACCGGCCGGTTTTCCCGCGCTCTCTGGCCAGCAGGAAAAATACGTTGTCAATCAGTTGCGTGCGTACCGTGATGGCCTGCGCCGAACGGACCCCTCCGCGATGATGCGCGATAACGCCGGTCGCATGAGCAACGAGGAGATCGAGGCAGTCGCATCCTATATCGCGGGACTGCATTAGACGTTGCGGGTGGTGTCGATGAAATCCTGGTCCATGGTTGTCTTTGCGCTGCTGCTGTCGCTGACGGCTGGGGCACTGGCAAGTACGAACTCGATAGATGAGGGAATCGATTACGAACGGCTCAGGGTCCCGGTACCCACGGACGTCGAGCCCGGACAGGTCGAGGTCCTGGAGTTGTTCTGGTACGGGTGTCCCCATTGCCATTCGTTCGAGCCCTTCGTCAACAAATGGCTCGAAGCCAAGCCCAAGTCGGCCGTGTTCGTCCGGGTCCCGGCTACCCTCAATCCCAACTGGACCCCGCATGCGCGCATGTACTACGCACTAGAGCTGATGGGCGAGATCGACCGGTTGCATCCCATCATCTTTGAGGCCATTCAAACCCAGGGGCGGCGCCTGGGGAACCTCAGCGCCATGACGCGCTTCCTGAGTCAGCAGGGAGTCGATACGGAACGATTCGTGCGGGCCTACAATTCCATGGAGGTTGATTCGCTCGTAAGACGGGAAGCGGACCGCGCAAGGCGATATGGCGTGACTGGTGTGCCCAGTGTGATCGTCAACGGCAAGTACCGCACGAGCGCCTCTATGGCTGGCAGCTACGCCAACATGATTCAGGTGATAAACTACCTCGTGGAACAGGAGTCGAACCCGACCTGATCCTTACCGGTACAAATAGAATCCGGTAAGCGTGGAACTCCCGTTGACCGGAATCACGGAACCGTCCGGCTTTCCGGTTCGTCGTGACCATCACGCGGCTTCGGACAGCGGGTTCCGGGTCTGGGCAACGTGGACCCGGTGCGGTAGTCGGATCGCCTTGTCCCGAATCCCGGGTAGCAGGCAACCATTACCGGTACAGGCCATTTTCGATGACTCAAGGCCAACCTCTGGCATTGGACATGCGGGCGCAAGACGGCCAACCGATCAAGCGGTTGAGAGTGCTGTCGTACAACATTCAGGTCGGCATTCCTTATAGCCACTATCGGCACTATTTCACCCGTAGCTGGAAGCATGTGCTTCCCTTTCATGGCCGCCGGTCCAACCTGAACAACATCGCCGATTTCGTCAGTGATTTCGATATTGTCGGCATCCAGGAACTCGATGCCGGCAGCATCCGCAGCAGCAATATCAATCAGGCGCAATATCTGGCCACCCGGGCCGGGTTTCCGCACTGGTTCGCACAGACCAACCGCGATCTCGGGTTATTCGCGCAACACAGTCTCGGGATGCTCTCCAGCGTACGGCCGGCGGCGATCATGGGTCACAAGCTGCCCGGGCGTATCCCAGGTCGCGGCGCGATGGTAACGACCTTCGGTGAGGGAGCCCACACCCTCATCGTCATCGTTATGCATCTCGCATTGAGTCGCAGGGCACGGACCCAGCAACTGGCGTACATCGCCGAGTACGTCAGGAAGCACGAACACGTCATCCTGATGGGCGACCTTAACTGCCGCATCGACGACGAGGAGTTTCAGTCGCTGTTGAGCGACACTCACCTCTGTTCCCCGGAACAGGAGCATCACACCTATCCGAGCTGGCGACCCCGCCTCGGACTGGACCACATCCTCGTGACACCGGGAATGCCCGTCGAACAAAGTCGCACCTACCTCGACGCGGGATTCTCGGACCACCTGCCGATTTCGGTCGA
Above is a genomic segment from Gammaproteobacteria bacterium containing:
- a CDS encoding endonuclease/exonuclease/phosphatase family protein; translated protein: MTQGQPLALDMRAQDGQPIKRLRVLSYNIQVGIPYSHYRHYFTRSWKHVLPFHGRRSNLNNIADFVSDFDIVGIQELDAGSIRSSNINQAQYLATRAGFPHWFAQTNRDLGLFAQHSLGMLSSVRPAAIMGHKLPGRIPGRGAMVTTFGEGAHTLIVIVMHLALSRRARTQQLAYIAEYVRKHEHVILMGDLNCRIDDEEFQSLLSDTHLCSPEQEHHTYPSWRPRLGLDHILVTPGMPVEQSRTYLDAGFSDHLPISVDIKLPATLKLWRETQSR
- a CDS encoding thiol:disulfide interchange protein DsbA/DsbL, with the translated sequence MKSWSMVVFALLLSLTAGALASTNSIDEGIDYERLRVPVPTDVEPGQVEVLELFWYGCPHCHSFEPFVNKWLEAKPKSAVFVRVPATLNPNWTPHARMYYALELMGEIDRLHPIIFEAIQTQGRRLGNLSAMTRFLSQQGVDTERFVRAYNSMEVDSLVRREADRARRYGVTGVPSVIVNGKYRTSASMAGSYANMIQVINYLVEQESNPT
- a CDS encoding cytochrome c4, which produces MRLSNALYLIGLLAVSAMASDQGGDAAAGKTKAAACAACHGADGNSTNPEWPKLAGQGELYLYRQLSNFKNNKREAALMAGPVAALSDQDMKDLAAYFSSQTRTPGSADPVLVSLGEQVFRGGDEDRGVSSCMGCHGPTGGGNAPAGFPALSGQQEKYVVNQLRAYRDGLRRTDPSAMMRDNAGRMSNEEIEAVASYIAGLH
- the yihA gene encoding ribosome biogenesis GTP-binding protein YihA/YsxC, with the translated sequence MQTNHTRKDREGLLLGNARYQGSAVHPSRFPPDEGAEVAFAGRSNAGKSSALNTLCNRRALARTSRTPGRTQMLNFFTLDDSRRLVDLPGYGFARVPEETRRKWKRLIESYLSRRRSLKGLILLMDARHPMKPDDGQFLDWCAYHRIPVHVLLTKSDKLGRGKQHQSLRVVRAGLLGSGSGAQLFSARDRTGQEEARKIILDWLSNPTPGSRPDGREDRKDIQTKKPRRV